The following coding sequences lie in one Myxococcus xanthus genomic window:
- a CDS encoding caspase family protein, with amino-acid sequence MRRLLPILLACLAACATPSSSGEKGGLVPLKLDEASLSSAYKPRRMALLVGIASFDDPRWKELRYTGKDARDLGAALKDPARGGFDQVRVLTRREETTRKAILAALRQLKKEANRPDDVVVVYFSAHGTLARDAKGELRRYLVTRDAAYRDIPQTALSMDTLKAEFDGLASRRRMLVLATCHSGSGKSLLPKELKAELEGIKSGFYTRPLEESSRASMVFAACDWGETAREDESLRNDIYTHFLIDGLSGAADRNGDGAVTATEAHDHARRRTFAFTEGRQRPSAEILEVGADPVVLSGSITRTGRPELFSYNPRLDGFTLKVDGEARTDLPGGAAVTPGKRTVELTKGDAVLMRRDVEVGQGDRLPLERLLAEAFPRRSLSLLGGIFSFADARSRTELLPMSPEVALSLRLEDQPLQDFGLLFDVAFSTGNRALQLTPGSEVPFRYTTVSAGAALPYLWRWERLTLFAGPRVAGLYLRRSFDVEAAANGQRFFTVSPGVVGGIVWRVGERLELMSQAQFMLTYVVVDGQGQAVGFTGGWAGAGYRF; translated from the coding sequence GTGAGGCGACTCCTTCCCATCCTGCTGGCCTGTCTGGCCGCGTGCGCGACGCCCTCCTCCTCCGGGGAGAAGGGCGGACTGGTGCCGCTGAAGCTCGATGAAGCGTCGCTGTCCAGCGCCTACAAGCCGCGCCGGATGGCCCTGCTGGTGGGCATCGCCTCGTTCGACGACCCGCGCTGGAAGGAGCTGCGCTACACCGGCAAGGACGCCCGTGATTTGGGCGCCGCGCTGAAGGACCCCGCGCGCGGCGGGTTCGACCAGGTGCGTGTGCTCACCCGCCGCGAGGAGACGACGCGAAAGGCCATCCTCGCGGCGCTCCGGCAGCTCAAGAAGGAGGCGAACCGCCCCGATGACGTGGTGGTCGTCTACTTCTCAGCGCACGGCACGCTGGCGCGCGACGCGAAGGGCGAGCTGCGGCGCTACCTAGTCACCCGCGACGCGGCATACCGGGACATCCCCCAGACGGCGCTGAGCATGGACACGCTGAAGGCGGAGTTCGACGGGCTGGCCAGCCGGCGCCGCATGCTGGTGCTGGCCACCTGCCACAGCGGCAGCGGCAAGTCGTTGCTGCCCAAGGAATTGAAGGCGGAGCTGGAGGGCATCAAGTCCGGCTTCTACACCCGGCCGCTGGAGGAGTCGTCGCGCGCGTCCATGGTGTTCGCCGCCTGCGACTGGGGTGAGACGGCGCGAGAGGACGAGAGCCTGCGCAACGACATCTACACCCACTTCCTCATCGACGGCTTGAGCGGCGCGGCGGACCGCAATGGTGACGGCGCCGTCACGGCCACCGAGGCCCATGACCACGCACGCCGCCGCACCTTCGCCTTCACCGAGGGGCGGCAGCGGCCGTCGGCGGAAATCCTGGAAGTGGGCGCGGACCCCGTGGTGCTCTCCGGCAGCATCACCCGGACGGGCCGCCCCGAGCTGTTCTCCTACAACCCGCGCCTGGACGGCTTCACGCTCAAGGTGGACGGCGAGGCGCGCACGGACCTGCCCGGCGGCGCGGCGGTGACACCCGGCAAGCGGACGGTGGAGCTGACCAAGGGCGACGCCGTCCTCATGCGCCGTGACGTGGAGGTGGGACAGGGGGACCGTCTGCCCCTGGAGCGGCTGCTGGCGGAAGCCTTCCCGCGGCGTTCGCTGTCGCTGCTGGGCGGCATCTTCAGCTTCGCGGACGCCCGCAGCCGCACCGAGCTGCTGCCCATGTCCCCCGAAGTCGCCCTGTCACTGCGGCTGGAGGACCAGCCGCTCCAGGATTTCGGACTGCTCTTCGACGTGGCCTTCAGCACTGGCAACCGGGCCCTGCAGCTGACGCCGGGCAGCGAGGTGCCCTTCCGCTACACCACCGTCTCTGCCGGAGCGGCCCTTCCCTACCTGTGGCGCTGGGAGCGGCTGACGTTGTTCGCGGGGCCGCGTGTGGCCGGCCTGTACCTCAGGCGGTCCTTTGACGTAGAGGCTGCCGCCAACGGGCAACGGTTCTTCACCGTCAGCCCCGGCGTGGTGGGCGGCATCGTGTGGCGGGTGGGTGAGCGGCTGGAGCTGATGTCACAGGCCCAGTTCATGCTGACGTATGTCGTTGTGGATGGGCAGGGGCAGGCCGTGGGTTTCACGGGTGGCTGGGCCGGCGCGGGATATCGTTTCTGA
- a CDS encoding carboxypeptidase-like regulatory domain-containing protein: MRSTFHIAVATLLACCAAGCGNLENAPFRVGTVHGQLTESDPSVAMVSLVDQPGVSSHVDADGRFTLEDIPTGMAELFIVATAEKAARVQVQVLGGQSVQVQPVAPTPAGFLDLRVKTTNGFRLSAAEVSVKGTPFQRLLLDAKGRLRVGPLPDGCYTVTVTALGFPATQVEDCAGPGEKKELKVDLEADESLLEQGCQEIGCEEGLVCAPNKKCLECFGNSQCGAGLTCKGNRCEGPGPLCAPCTGDWQCAAGTHCEVLPEGSAACVARCGDDDDAPPTAQALSVDDYSARCAPGFTCQSGRCLPDAANFAGCHALRRMDAPCTDDANCHELGLPGGRCVSGACTVPCATDRDCPDTRWCVTSSAGRVCQVGT, from the coding sequence ATGCGCTCGACGTTTCACATCGCGGTAGCCACCCTCCTGGCCTGCTGCGCCGCGGGCTGCGGCAACCTGGAGAACGCCCCCTTCCGGGTGGGCACCGTGCATGGGCAGCTCACGGAGAGCGACCCCTCGGTGGCCATGGTGTCGCTGGTGGACCAGCCCGGCGTGAGCAGCCATGTCGACGCGGACGGGCGATTCACCCTGGAGGACATCCCCACGGGGATGGCGGAGCTCTTCATCGTCGCCACGGCCGAAAAGGCCGCCCGCGTCCAGGTGCAGGTGCTGGGAGGCCAGTCCGTCCAGGTACAACCGGTGGCGCCCACGCCCGCGGGCTTCCTCGACCTGCGCGTGAAGACGACCAACGGCTTCCGGCTGTCCGCGGCGGAGGTGTCCGTGAAGGGCACGCCCTTCCAGCGGCTGCTGCTGGACGCGAAGGGGCGGCTGCGCGTGGGGCCCCTTCCGGACGGCTGCTACACGGTGACGGTGACGGCCCTGGGCTTTCCGGCCACCCAGGTCGAGGACTGCGCGGGCCCAGGCGAGAAGAAGGAGCTCAAGGTCGACCTGGAGGCGGACGAGTCGCTCCTCGAACAGGGCTGCCAAGAGATTGGCTGCGAGGAAGGCCTGGTGTGCGCGCCGAACAAGAAGTGCCTGGAGTGCTTCGGCAACTCGCAATGCGGCGCGGGCCTGACGTGCAAGGGCAATCGCTGCGAGGGCCCCGGTCCCCTGTGCGCGCCCTGCACGGGCGACTGGCAATGCGCCGCTGGGACGCACTGCGAGGTGCTGCCCGAAGGAAGCGCCGCGTGCGTCGCCCGGTGTGGCGACGACGATGACGCCCCCCCCACGGCCCAGGCCTTGTCGGTCGACGATTACTCGGCGCGGTGCGCGCCGGGCTTCACCTGCCAGTCCGGGCGGTGCTTGCCAGATGCCGCGAACTTCGCGGGCTGCCATGCCCTGCGGCGGATGGACGCGCCCTGCACCGACGACGCGAACTGCCACGAGCTGGGACTGCCCGGCGGGCGCTGTGTCAGCGGGGCCTGCACGGTGCCCTGCGCAACGGACCGTGACTGCCCGGACACCCGGTGGTGCGTGACTTCATCGGCGGGCCGCGTCTGCCAGGTCGGGACGTAA
- a CDS encoding DNA-binding domain-containing protein, protein MKPSLRDFFDSMGSYLAEPGPESLAALYARHPGWEAPRERVSLYGGFVLGHVRSALDKVFPLTRQALGQDAWDGLVAAFTRKRPARHHELNHLCEDFPAFLADAAASRGLAPFVPALARFEWTDFAVFASLEPSPERVERLTANPTLVVLEHDFHLCAYVRARGVATSPASGAELALLWRHPEQLKTLYMAATPPALLVLKMAVEGLALADVVAATGMAEADLRATVARFGRDGLVLLPGDGSGD, encoded by the coding sequence ATGAAGCCGTCCCTGCGCGACTTCTTCGACAGCATGGGGAGCTACCTCGCCGAGCCCGGCCCGGAGTCACTGGCGGCGCTGTACGCGAGGCACCCGGGGTGGGAGGCGCCGCGTGAGCGGGTGTCTCTCTACGGCGGCTTCGTGCTCGGCCATGTGCGCTCCGCGCTGGACAAGGTGTTTCCGCTGACGCGCCAGGCCCTGGGCCAGGACGCATGGGACGGCCTGGTGGCGGCCTTCACGCGGAAGCGGCCCGCGCGGCACCATGAGCTCAACCACCTGTGCGAAGACTTTCCCGCGTTTCTCGCGGACGCGGCGGCCTCGCGGGGATTGGCGCCCTTCGTGCCCGCACTGGCCCGCTTCGAGTGGACCGACTTCGCGGTGTTCGCGTCCCTGGAGCCTTCGCCCGAACGCGTGGAGCGGCTGACGGCCAATCCCACCCTGGTGGTGCTGGAGCACGACTTCCACCTGTGCGCGTACGTGCGGGCCCGAGGCGTGGCGACGTCACCAGCGTCGGGCGCGGAGCTGGCGCTGCTGTGGCGCCACCCGGAGCAGTTGAAGACGCTCTACATGGCCGCCACGCCACCGGCGCTGTTGGTGCTGAAGATGGCGGTGGAAGGGCTGGCACTGGCGGACGTGGTGGCGGCCACGGGCATGGCGGAGGCCGACCTGCGAGCGACAGTGGCGCGCTTCGGCCGCGATGGATTGGTGCTCCTCCCGGGTGACGGCAGCGGGGATTGA
- a CDS encoding DUF692 domain-containing protein produces MVTYAQRHGLKPLGAGIGLRRSFYAELPRTGRTLDWVELIPENFLSLGGRSQRALDACAERWPVLPHGVGLNIGGPDALDDDYVRGLSALVKRVDAPFFSDHLCFSRLDGVYLHDLLPLPFSEAAVEHVVPRVREVMDRVGRPFLVENPSYYARMPGGTLREADFLRHVVEQADCGLLLDVNNVYVNARNHGYDARAFVDALPLERVVQIHLAGHTCYPDVIVDTHGDRVCDDVWSLYRYVLARTGPVATLIEWDQDIPSLDAVLDEADVARAALREVAGR; encoded by the coding sequence GTGGTGACGTACGCACAGCGACATGGGCTGAAGCCGCTGGGCGCGGGCATCGGGCTGCGCAGGAGCTTCTATGCGGAGCTGCCGCGCACCGGACGGACGCTCGACTGGGTGGAGCTCATCCCGGAGAACTTCCTGTCGCTGGGGGGGCGCTCGCAGCGCGCGCTGGACGCATGCGCGGAGCGGTGGCCCGTGTTGCCCCACGGCGTGGGGTTGAACATCGGCGGCCCGGATGCGCTGGATGACGACTATGTCCGGGGACTGTCGGCGCTGGTGAAGCGGGTGGACGCGCCCTTCTTCTCCGACCACCTCTGTTTTTCGCGGTTGGACGGTGTGTACCTGCACGACTTGCTGCCGCTACCGTTCAGCGAGGCCGCTGTCGAGCACGTGGTGCCCCGCGTGCGTGAGGTGATGGACCGCGTGGGCCGTCCCTTCCTAGTGGAGAACCCGAGCTACTACGCGCGGATGCCCGGCGGCACGCTGCGGGAGGCGGATTTCCTCCGCCACGTCGTGGAGCAGGCGGACTGTGGGCTGCTGCTGGACGTGAACAACGTCTACGTCAACGCGCGCAACCATGGCTACGACGCGCGGGCCTTCGTGGACGCCCTGCCGCTGGAGCGCGTGGTGCAGATTCACCTGGCCGGCCACACGTGCTACCCGGACGTCATCGTCGACACGCATGGCGACCGCGTCTGCGACGACGTGTGGTCGCTCTACCGCTACGTGCTGGCGCGCACCGGTCCGGTAGCGACGCTCATCGAGTGGGACCAGGACATTCCTTCCCTGGACGCGGTGCTGGACGAGGCGGATGTGGCGCGAGCCGCGCTGCGGGAGGTCGCCGGCCGATGA
- a CDS encoding helix-turn-helix domain-containing protein, with product MNDNALNANVGLKLRGLRLARNIKQADAAKDLGVSPAYLNLIEKGKRVMPFPLLWKALRYFDQDPEQFMSTLGEGRVDEALAKLLDEPLLKSLDIDPESLQSLSAEPKLAGTVAALFNLYKNTRTQLENVLAQLNVEERTRAQGGLGNGAAPGVRFDYSPFDEVSDFLEKHRNYFPELEEQADALRRDVRLERQLTSGQLIRLLEERFGYRVLFDDPSPSGSSVVRRLDPEERTLTLSPFLTEQPLKFQIAASIGLLVMDREKLLERVLDAGRMRHGETQRLIKVNLANYFAGALMLPYGDFFKEVQRTRYDVELLSSIFGSTYETVAHRLCNLSDPKRPGLPFHFLRADIAGNISKRYSGTGIRFATGGGSCAKWAVHLAFLNPSQLTRQYSIMPDGTAYFCFAKVQLQPIEGSIVKGTAYSIGLGTHAENAKYLAYGLPTTDLRKDAIPSGISCRFCERTDCNQRAAASYRFAFAFDEYTKKDCFFSPILVHEKADKVEKDRHPGAHSLAVAANGTDGSEKDDSLDKTSRRRKGGDA from the coding sequence ATGAACGACAACGCACTGAACGCCAACGTGGGCCTGAAGCTTCGGGGTCTGCGCCTAGCACGGAACATCAAACAGGCGGACGCAGCCAAGGACCTGGGCGTTTCCCCCGCGTACCTGAACCTCATCGAGAAGGGCAAGCGGGTGATGCCCTTCCCCCTGCTCTGGAAGGCCCTGCGCTACTTCGACCAGGACCCCGAGCAGTTCATGTCCACGCTGGGCGAGGGCCGCGTGGACGAAGCGCTCGCGAAGCTGCTGGACGAGCCGCTCCTCAAGAGCCTCGACATCGACCCGGAGTCGCTCCAGTCCCTCTCCGCGGAGCCGAAGCTCGCGGGCACGGTGGCGGCGCTCTTCAACCTCTACAAGAACACCCGCACGCAGTTGGAGAACGTGCTGGCGCAGCTCAACGTCGAGGAGCGCACGCGCGCCCAGGGCGGACTGGGCAACGGCGCCGCGCCCGGCGTGCGCTTCGACTACTCGCCCTTCGACGAGGTCAGCGACTTCCTGGAGAAGCACCGCAACTACTTCCCGGAGCTGGAGGAGCAGGCGGACGCGCTGCGCCGCGACGTGCGCCTGGAGCGGCAGCTCACCAGCGGTCAGCTCATCCGGCTCCTGGAGGAGCGCTTCGGCTACCGCGTCCTCTTCGACGACCCGTCTCCCTCCGGCTCGTCCGTGGTGCGGCGGTTGGACCCGGAGGAGCGGACGCTGACGCTGTCGCCCTTCCTCACCGAACAGCCGCTGAAGTTCCAGATTGCCGCATCCATTGGCCTGCTGGTGATGGACCGGGAGAAGCTGCTGGAGCGCGTGCTGGACGCGGGCCGCATGCGCCACGGCGAGACGCAGCGGCTCATCAAGGTGAACCTGGCCAACTACTTCGCCGGCGCGCTGATGCTGCCCTACGGGGACTTCTTCAAGGAGGTCCAGCGCACGCGCTACGACGTGGAGCTGCTGTCCAGCATCTTCGGCTCCACCTACGAGACGGTGGCCCACCGCCTGTGCAACCTGTCGGACCCGAAGCGCCCTGGGCTTCCGTTCCACTTCCTGCGCGCGGACATCGCCGGCAACATCTCCAAGCGCTACAGCGGCACCGGCATCCGCTTCGCCACCGGCGGCGGCAGCTGCGCCAAGTGGGCCGTGCACCTGGCCTTCCTCAACCCGTCCCAGCTGACGCGGCAGTACTCCATCATGCCGGACGGCACCGCCTATTTCTGCTTCGCCAAGGTGCAGCTCCAGCCGATCGAGGGCTCCATCGTCAAGGGCACCGCCTACTCCATCGGCCTGGGCACCCACGCGGAGAACGCCAAGTACCTGGCCTACGGCCTGCCCACGACGGACCTGCGCAAGGACGCCATTCCGTCCGGCATCTCCTGTCGCTTCTGCGAGCGCACCGACTGCAACCAGCGCGCGGCGGCCAGCTACCGTTTCGCCTTCGCCTTCGACGAGTACACGAAGAAGGACTGCTTCTTCTCCCCCATCCTCGTCCACGAGAAGGCCGACAAGGTGGAGAAGGACCGGCACCCGGGCGCCCATTCCCTGGCCGTGGCCGCCAACGGGACTGACGGGAGCGAGAAGGACGATTCGTTGGACAAGACCTCCCGCCGCCGCAAGGGTGGCGACGCCTGA
- a CDS encoding tetratricopeptide repeat protein produces MHHPPEDTQRTHILDAIQKQKNALAPLRITGSPTEVGQGLVNLAELHGLLEDHAASRQFYEEALEKFQEAKYKPGQAQALMGLGVVKANFEDHRGAIEQIARAAMLFNESKDREGEALARACIGESLRSLGQPEAAEEKYQEALILLRQTRNTERVARLLIDIGDIRMEKGDYEPARKRFLEAVPLLEQGEDPEALALGHLLLGESEGLLGNHEGARPHLLRAVELYQELHDHAYEARARWDLGLSCYYQQDFAAARKQFETLMPLYGDLGQTGEVAKVQNILAHFTARGV; encoded by the coding sequence ATGCACCACCCGCCCGAAGACACCCAACGCACCCACATCCTCGACGCCATCCAGAAGCAGAAGAACGCGCTGGCGCCGCTGCGCATCACCGGCTCGCCCACCGAAGTGGGCCAGGGCCTGGTGAACCTGGCCGAACTGCACGGCCTGCTGGAGGACCACGCCGCCAGCCGGCAGTTCTACGAAGAGGCGCTCGAGAAGTTCCAGGAGGCCAAGTACAAGCCCGGCCAGGCGCAGGCCCTGATGGGGCTGGGCGTGGTGAAGGCGAACTTCGAGGATCACCGCGGCGCCATCGAGCAGATTGCCCGCGCCGCCATGCTCTTCAACGAGTCCAAGGACCGTGAGGGCGAGGCCCTGGCCCGCGCCTGCATCGGCGAGTCCCTGCGCTCGTTGGGCCAGCCGGAAGCCGCCGAGGAGAAGTACCAGGAGGCGCTCATCCTCCTGCGCCAGACGCGCAACACGGAGCGGGTGGCGCGGCTGCTCATCGACATTGGCGACATCCGCATGGAGAAGGGCGACTACGAGCCCGCGCGCAAGCGCTTCCTGGAGGCCGTGCCGCTGCTGGAGCAGGGCGAGGACCCGGAGGCGCTCGCGCTGGGCCACCTGCTGCTGGGCGAGTCCGAGGGACTGCTCGGCAACCACGAAGGCGCGCGCCCGCACCTGCTCCGCGCGGTGGAGCTGTACCAGGAGCTGCACGACCACGCGTATGAGGCCCGCGCCCGCTGGGATTTGGGCCTGTCCTGCTACTACCAGCAGGACTTCGCCGCGGCCCGCAAGCAGTTCGAGACGCTGATGCCTCTCTACGGGGATCTGGGTCAGACGGGCGAAGTGGCCAAGGTCCAGAACATCCTGGCCCACTTCACCGCGCGCGGCGTGTGA
- a CDS encoding sulfite exporter TauE/SafE family protein produces the protein MTVLLLIAVGALAGTLGAMLGIGGGIVLVPALVLGFDIPLEQAIPASLMCVVASSCSAAAGYVHKHLSDIRLGLSLELATVMGAIAGGMVAAMVAPAMVAVVFGLFTLYVALQMLLLRSPRQEPAALDDYAPANYPLGISGSFVAGGLSSLLGVGGGPLKVPLMAYGMHVPFKVASATSNLMIGVTGAASVAAYALRGHLKLALVSPLVVGVLGGAYVGSRLMPRVPTAVLKRLFAVVLLVVAGQMLWKGGEGLWPSILK, from the coding sequence ATGACGGTCCTACTCCTCATCGCGGTGGGCGCACTCGCGGGTACCTTGGGTGCGATGCTCGGCATCGGAGGCGGAATCGTCCTGGTGCCCGCGCTGGTGCTGGGGTTCGACATTCCCTTGGAGCAAGCCATCCCCGCGAGCCTCATGTGCGTGGTGGCCAGCTCATGCTCCGCTGCGGCGGGCTATGTGCACAAGCACCTGAGTGACATCCGCCTGGGGCTGTCGCTGGAGCTGGCGACGGTGATGGGCGCCATCGCTGGCGGCATGGTGGCGGCCATGGTGGCGCCGGCGATGGTGGCGGTGGTGTTCGGGCTCTTCACGCTCTACGTGGCGCTGCAGATGTTGCTGCTGCGTTCGCCGCGCCAGGAGCCCGCCGCGCTGGACGACTACGCGCCCGCCAACTACCCGCTGGGCATCTCCGGCTCCTTCGTGGCCGGTGGCCTGTCCTCGCTGTTGGGGGTGGGCGGAGGACCGCTCAAGGTGCCGCTGATGGCGTACGGCATGCACGTGCCGTTCAAGGTGGCCAGCGCGACGAGCAACCTGATGATTGGCGTCACGGGCGCCGCGAGCGTTGCCGCGTACGCGTTGAGGGGCCATCTGAAACTGGCGCTGGTGTCACCGTTGGTGGTGGGTGTCCTGGGAGGCGCATACGTGGGCAGCCGGTTGATGCCGAGGGTGCCCACGGCGGTGCTCAAGCGTTTGTTCGCGGTGGTGTTGTTGGTGGTCGCGGGACAGATGCTGTGGAAGGGAGGGGAGGGATTGTGGCCGAGCATCCTGAAGTGA
- a CDS encoding zinc dependent phospholipase C family protein, which produces MPTLLMHLTAIERMAANPGELPADWVRALSEDLPYARFGAALPDLPLCEGIRGGLAAFLPERELPHFARLYHERAPVGFGLKMAELVASGALVGTEPGLAVLSGYFTHLCLDRRLYPVVDRLVVRHRRRGERALEAHRDIEWAQTLFYLRELHGMELLGTPRLREKCQVVKSPGFPWRGIGGGLYELVRLSSQERVGQAPSKSEVDGWVRGLYVSGLFLSSPMGRARALPAYARLSFQELYRNDTFDFAAEVEGALETARGVLRRLHGYMARGTFTPRTRARFMEAFPEGTLGARAA; this is translated from the coding sequence ATGCCCACGCTGCTGATGCATCTGACCGCCATTGAACGGATGGCCGCCAACCCGGGTGAGCTGCCGGCGGATTGGGTGCGTGCGTTGTCAGAGGACCTGCCGTATGCGCGCTTCGGCGCGGCGCTGCCAGACCTCCCGTTGTGCGAAGGCATCCGAGGCGGGCTCGCCGCCTTCCTGCCCGAACGGGAGCTGCCGCACTTCGCGCGGCTGTACCATGAGCGTGCCCCGGTGGGCTTCGGGCTGAAGATGGCGGAGCTGGTGGCCTCCGGCGCGCTGGTGGGCACCGAGCCTGGCCTCGCGGTGCTCTCGGGCTACTTCACGCACCTGTGCCTGGACCGCCGACTGTATCCGGTGGTGGACAGGTTGGTGGTGCGACACCGCCGCCGCGGTGAGCGCGCCCTGGAGGCGCACCGCGACATCGAATGGGCGCAGACGCTCTTCTATCTGCGCGAGCTGCACGGCATGGAGCTGCTCGGCACGCCGCGGCTGCGGGAGAAGTGTCAGGTGGTGAAGAGCCCGGGCTTCCCGTGGCGGGGCATTGGCGGCGGGCTCTACGAGCTGGTCCGTTTGTCCTCACAGGAGCGTGTGGGCCAGGCGCCCAGCAAGTCGGAGGTCGATGGCTGGGTGCGCGGCCTCTACGTCTCCGGTCTCTTCCTTTCAAGCCCCATGGGCCGGGCGCGCGCGTTGCCGGCCTATGCGCGGCTGTCGTTCCAGGAGCTGTACCGCAACGACACGTTCGACTTCGCCGCGGAGGTGGAAGGCGCGCTGGAGACGGCGCGTGGCGTACTGCGTCGGTTGCACGGCTACATGGCGAGGGGCACCTTTACGCCCCGTACGCGAGCCCGCTTCATGGAGGCCTTCCCCGAAGGGACGCTGGGCGCACGGGCGGCGTGA
- a CDS encoding leucyl aminopeptidase gives MNFSFVSGDATRTSGDLLVIPLFEGELGDSAPSSLSLADGALEGRLRGAATQEGFKGRADQSLVMHTLGRTSSERVLLLGLGNRARFHSEVLRLAAGRAAKTAQRLKVTSVAFALPATESAQDAVRAVVEGVALGLYRFDKYKSAAREEKKGAAKLGKVSLVLPEGTERTRELDDALTLAQRVAEATNWARDLVNEPPNAVTPTVLAEAARQAAKEGGLKVTIGNRRDIEKLDMGMFLGVTAGSTEEPRLIHLTYTPKNARDAKQPPLALVGKAVTFDSGGLSLKPTDGMVDMKTDMAGSAAVLGAMKVIAALKPPFPVHAFIGACENMPAGNAYKPGDILTSRLGKTVEITNTDAEGRLVLGDILTWATEHKPAAIIDLATLTGACVVALGNYIVGAFGDHEETVTQVLQAARTAGEEMWRMPISDMQKDALRSEVADMKNSGERWGGSINAAIFLREFVGETPWVHLDIAGPASSPKERGYLNKGGTGVGVRTLVEYVRLRARTQDTAPVEAAPEPKASKAKPARKRAK, from the coding sequence ATGAACTTCAGCTTCGTCTCCGGCGATGCCACGCGGACGAGCGGCGACCTGCTCGTCATTCCCCTCTTCGAGGGTGAGCTGGGAGACAGCGCCCCGTCCTCCCTCTCCTTGGCGGATGGCGCCCTGGAAGGACGCCTGCGCGGCGCCGCCACCCAGGAGGGCTTCAAGGGACGCGCGGACCAGAGCCTGGTGATGCACACCCTGGGGCGCACGTCGTCCGAGCGGGTGCTGCTGCTGGGCCTGGGAAACCGCGCCCGCTTCCACTCAGAAGTGCTGAGGCTGGCCGCCGGCCGCGCCGCGAAGACGGCGCAGCGGCTCAAGGTCACCTCGGTGGCGTTCGCCCTGCCGGCCACCGAGTCCGCGCAGGACGCGGTGCGCGCCGTGGTGGAAGGCGTGGCGCTGGGCCTCTACCGCTTCGACAAGTACAAGTCCGCCGCGCGCGAGGAGAAGAAGGGCGCCGCGAAGCTGGGCAAGGTGTCCCTGGTGCTCCCCGAGGGCACGGAGCGCACGCGCGAGCTGGATGACGCGCTGACGCTGGCGCAGCGCGTCGCCGAGGCGACCAACTGGGCCCGCGACCTCGTCAACGAGCCGCCCAACGCCGTGACGCCCACGGTGCTGGCAGAGGCTGCGCGTCAGGCCGCGAAGGAAGGCGGGCTGAAGGTCACCATCGGCAACCGCCGCGACATCGAGAAGCTCGACATGGGCATGTTCCTCGGCGTCACCGCGGGGAGCACCGAGGAGCCTCGCCTCATCCACCTGACGTACACGCCCAAGAATGCGCGCGACGCCAAGCAGCCGCCGCTGGCGCTGGTGGGCAAGGCCGTCACCTTCGACTCGGGCGGCCTGTCGCTCAAGCCGACGGACGGCATGGTGGACATGAAGACGGACATGGCGGGCTCGGCCGCGGTGCTGGGCGCCATGAAGGTCATCGCCGCGCTCAAGCCGCCCTTCCCCGTGCACGCCTTCATCGGCGCGTGCGAGAACATGCCGGCCGGCAACGCCTACAAGCCGGGTGACATCCTCACCTCGCGCCTGGGCAAGACGGTGGAGATCACCAACACGGACGCGGAAGGCCGCCTGGTGCTGGGCGATATCCTGACGTGGGCCACCGAGCACAAGCCGGCCGCCATCATCGACCTGGCCACGCTCACGGGCGCCTGCGTCGTCGCGCTGGGCAACTACATCGTCGGCGCCTTCGGCGACCACGAGGAGACGGTGACGCAGGTGCTCCAGGCCGCGCGCACCGCGGGCGAAGAGATGTGGCGCATGCCCATCAGCGACATGCAGAAGGACGCCCTGCGCTCCGAGGTCGCCGACATGAAGAACTCCGGCGAGCGCTGGGGAGGCTCCATCAACGCCGCCATCTTCCTCCGCGAGTTCGTGGGCGAGACGCCGTGGGTGCACCTGGACATCGCGGGTCCGGCGAGCAGCCCCAAGGAGCGTGGCTACCTGAACAAGGGCGGCACCGGCGTGGGCGTGCGCACCCTGGTGGAGTACGTCCGCCTGCGCGCGCGGACGCAGGACACCGCGCCCGTAGAAGCAGCGCCGGAGCCCAAGGCCAGCAAGGCCAAGCCGGCCCGGAAGCGCGCGAAGTAG